One Luteimonas sp. MC1825 DNA segment encodes these proteins:
- a CDS encoding class I SAM-dependent methyltransferase: MGNEAYLQPRVVEDFATRSALTPAEVAALGEAWPLVRGDVLDVGVGGGRTTGYLHALARSYRALDISPGMVDACRARHPGVDIRLGDARTLEGIDDASCDLVLFSFNGIDYIAYEERAQVHRAVARVLRPGGAFVYSSHNMRILGGAFPPVSLPGVKVTANPLRLAVRIARAVAARRTREANRRRLAGDQVMAQGHAVVNDEAYDHASLTVYVDPAHELDALAAAGFVDVVTIAADGRRDLDVLDDPWIYYVAWKPG; this comes from the coding sequence ATGGGCAATGAAGCGTACCTGCAGCCGCGCGTCGTCGAGGACTTCGCCACGCGTTCCGCACTCACGCCCGCGGAAGTCGCCGCGCTCGGTGAGGCCTGGCCGCTGGTGCGCGGCGACGTGCTCGATGTCGGCGTCGGCGGCGGGCGCACCACCGGCTACCTGCATGCACTCGCGCGCAGCTATCGTGCGCTCGACATCTCGCCGGGCATGGTGGACGCCTGCAGGGCCAGGCATCCGGGGGTCGACATCCGGCTTGGCGATGCGCGCACGCTTGAAGGCATCGACGACGCCAGCTGCGACCTGGTGCTCTTTTCGTTCAACGGCATCGACTACATCGCATACGAGGAGCGCGCGCAGGTCCACCGCGCGGTGGCGCGCGTGCTGCGCCCGGGTGGCGCCTTCGTGTATTCGTCGCACAACATGCGCATCCTGGGCGGCGCGTTCCCCCCGGTCTCGCTGCCCGGTGTCAAGGTCACCGCGAACCCGCTGCGACTCGCGGTGCGGATTGCCAGGGCCGTGGCCGCGCGCAGGACACGCGAGGCCAACCGCAGGCGCCTGGCCGGGGACCAGGTCATGGCGCAAGGCCACGCCGTGGTCAACGACGAGGCCTATGACCACGCGTCGCTCACGGTGTACGTGGACCCGGCGCATGAACTCGACGCGCTGGCCGCGGCCGGCTTCGTCGATGTGGTGACCATCGCGGCCGACGGCCGGCGTGACCTGGACGTTCTCGACGACCCCTGGATCTATTACGTCGCCTGGAAGCCGGGCTGA